A stretch of DNA from Spirosoma endbachense:
TCTATTCTACAGAAATTTGATTTGACTGGTAAAACGGCCCTTGTAACGGGGTGCAAACGAGGGATTGGCCGGGCAATGGCTGTTGCGTTAGCAGAAGCGGGTGCCAACATAATTGGTGTATCGGCTTCACTGGAGCAGGAAGGTAGCGCCGTTGAAGCCGATGTAACAGCATTGGGGCGTTCGTTTCGGGGTTATCAATGCGATCTCAGCCAGCGCTCCGCTATTTATTCGTTTTTGGACGAAGTAAAACAAGCTTTTCCCGTCATTGATATATTGGTCAACAATGCGGGTACCATCTTACGTAAGCCGGCCGCTGAACACCCCGATGAATATTGGGATTCAGTGATCGATACAAATCTGAATGCTCCGTTTATTCTGACCCGCGAAATTGGGCGCGATATGGTAGCCCGAGGATCGGGGAAAATCATTTTCACGGCCTCCCTGCTTACTTTTCAGGGTGGCATAACGGTACCGGGCTATGCTGCCAGCAAAGGGGCGATTGGTAGTTTGGCGAAAGCGTTTGCCAACGAGTGGGCAGCTAAAGGCGTTAATGTCAATGCCATTGCACCAGGTTATATCGCTACCGACAATA
This window harbors:
- a CDS encoding SDR family oxidoreductase; the protein is MLQKFDLTGKTALVTGCKRGIGRAMAVALAEAGANIIGVSASLEQEGSAVEADVTALGRSFRGYQCDLSQRSAIYSFLDEVKQAFPVIDILVNNAGTILRKPAAEHPDEYWDSVIDTNLNAPFILTREIGRDMVARGSGKIIFTASLLTFQGGITVPGYAASKGAIGSLAKAFANEWAAKGVNVNAIAPGYIATDNTEALRNDADRSQSILARIPAGRWGEPEDFKGPTVFLASEASNYVHGTIITVDGGWMGR